A window of Nocardia arthritidis genomic DNA:
TCAACGACGCCATCGAGGCGATCATCGCGGACGGTTCGTGGAAGAAGGCGTTCGACGACACCGTCGGCGTCTCCGGTTACCAGGCGCCGACCCCGCCGAAGGTCGACCGCTACTGATCGACGGCATACCGCCGCGGCGGTTCGCCGAGCGGGTGATCCGGGTCTGCCGGGTCGGATCACCCGCCACAGCCTTCATTGCTTTCCCGGCAGCTCGACTCGCGATCGGAGGGACGCGTCCGCCGTGTTCGACCTGATCTCCAGGTACCACAAGCAAATCCTGGATGCCTTCTGGGTGACCATTCAACTGACCGTGCTATCCGCGGTCGGTGCGCTGATACTCGGCACCATTGTCGCCGCGCTGCGTGTGTCGCCCGTACCTGTTGCCCGCTGGCTGGGCACGGCCTACGTGACCATCTTCCGCAACACCCCGCTGACGCTGATCATCGTGTTCATGTCGCTGGGTCTCTACGCGACGATGGGCTGGAAGCTCGGCGGAGATTCGTTGGCCACCAACAACTTCCGTTACGCCGTCGTCGGCTTCAGCATCTACACGGGCGCATTCGTCTGTGAGTCGCTGCGCGCGGGCATCAACACGGTGCCGATGGGCCAGTCCGAGGCGGGTCGCTCGCTCGGGCTCTCGTTCTCGCAGAACCTCCGGCTCATCGTGCTGCCCCAGGCATTTCGCGCGGTCATCGCACCGCTGGGCAGCGTGTTGATCGCACTTACCAAGAACACCACCATCGCCTCCGCCATCGGCGTCGCCGAGGCCGCCTTCCTGATGGCGAAGATGAACGAGAACGAGGCGGCGCTGCTGGCCATCGGCGCCATCTTCGCGCTCGGCTTCATCATCCTGACCCTGCCGACCGGAATCCTGTTCGGCTGGCTCGCCAAACGATTCGAGGTGGCGCGATGAGCGGCGGCGCATCAGTTCTGTTCGATGCGCCGGGTCCCCGCGCGCGCGTCCGCAACCAGATCTACTCCGTGCTCGTCGTGGTCGTCCTCCTCGGCGTCGGCTGGGTGTTCTACCGCGGCTTCGCGGCGAAGGGCCAGTTCGACGCGGATAAGTGGAAGCCGTTCCTCGAGGCCGACATCTGGACCACATACCTGCTGCCCGGCCTGAAGGGCACGATCGTCGCCGCGCTGCTGGCCATCGTGTTCGCGCTGGTGCTCGGCATGATCTTCGGTGTGCTGCGGTTGTCCGACCATCGGGCGGTGCGCTGGATCGCGGGCGCGATCGTCGAAGTGGCACGGGCGATTCCGGTGCTGATCCTGATGATCTTCCTGTTCGCCTCCTTCTCGAAGAACGCCACCTTCCAGCCGGAGGATCTGGCGCTCGCCGCGGTCGTCATCGCGCTGACCATCTACAACGGGTCGGTCATGGCCGAGATCGTGCGAGCGGGCATCCGGTCGCTGCCGAAGGGCCAGACCGAGGCGGCGGTCGCGCTCGGCCTGCGCAAGGGCCAGCTGATGCGACTCATCCTGCTGCCGCAGGCCATTACCTCGATGCTGCCCGCGCTGGTCTCGCAAATGGTTGTCGCGCTGAAGGATTCGGCCCTCGGTTACCAGATCACCTACACCGAGGTCGTCCGCTCCGGCCAGCAACTCGGTGCGGCCCAGCAGAATACGATTCCGTCGCTGATCGTCATCGCTATCATCATGATCACGTTGAACAGCGCGCTGACCCTGGTGGCGACCAAACTGGAGAAGTGGTTGCGGGCCCGTCGCAGAACCCGCGGCGGCACGGTCATCGCGGCCGACTCCGTCCTCACCGACGCCGCCCCCGGCGTCGACCTCGCAGGGGCGAAGGCCTAGCCGCCGACCCCGGTTCGAACGGCCCGGTTCCGTACCAGCTACGGAACCGGTTGCGTGACCTACGGATTCGCAGATATCCGGTGCACGCCGTCGTTCGAACCGGGGTCGTCGCGTATCTCTGTATGTCCGGAGAGCGACCCGATCGGCACAAGGCCCGTCTCTGTTCCGGAGTGTCCAGCGCGCCGACGGCGTAGCTCGAATGCGCTGGAGAGCCGCATCACCTTCGATTCACCAGACCCGTTCGACGGCCGCGCTTCCGACCCATACCGAGATGTCCAGGTCGTCCTCGGCGGGCGGTTGGGATATGTTGGCGTCGGCGAACATTCGCACCGATTGGACTCGGGGGTCGGCGGTCAGGTCGCGCATCGCGTGCGCCACCTTCGGTTCCTTGTCCTGTAGCGCCGCCTCGTACGCCGCGAGCACGCGGCGCAGTTGGGGACGCTGACCGCAAGCAACCGGTTCTCGGCGTCGACCTCCACGGCGACGCCGTCCACGTCCGGTTTGCCGGGGTAACCCCGAATACATTGGGAGCGACATCGAGACGGTGATATGAAATGGGATCCGATGCGCGGTGAGCGGTTGAACAACGGTCTGTCGGTGATCGCCGTAGGCGCGGGACCGCCGCTGGTAGTCCTGCCGGGCCTGGGGCAAGGCGCCGACCTATCGGTGCGTGTGCCGCGGATGGCGGCCTGGTCCAACGCCGCGCTCGCCACCGGGCTCGGGCGCACCGTTCACCTGATCCACCGTCCGACGCACCCGCCCGCAGGCATGACCATCGCCGATCTCGCCGGTTGGCACGCGACCGCGTTGGGCGATCGGTTCGGGCAGCCGGTGGACATCATGGCCGTCTCGGGCGGCGGCGCCACCGCTCTCCAATTGGCGCTTGATCATCCGCGTACCGTGCGGCGCATCGCGCTCTGCGTCACCGCGAGCCGCATCGATGAGCGCGGCCTGCGCGAACTGTCGCGGATGCTGGAACCGGATCGCCCCGGCCGGTCCAGCGCCTGGATCGGCAGCCGCCTCATCGCGCATGGTCCGCTGCGACTGCTGCTGTTCGCCGCGTTCGCAATGCTTCCGGGGCGACCGCGGGTGCCCGGCGAAGCGGCGCTGGTCGCCGCGGTGCGGTCCTGGGACGTCACCGGGCGGCTCGGCGAGATCACCGCACCAACGCTCGTCGCCGGCGGCGGCCGTGATCGTTTGATTCCGCCGAATCTTTTGCGTGCCACCGCATCCGGTATCCCCGGCGCCCGACTGGTCCTACTTCCGGGCCGCGGACATGCCAGCGCACTGTTCGACCCGCGGCTGAAGCGGGCGATCGCGAGCTCCCTCGCCGAACCGGCCGGATGAGGACAATCTGGCCTTCCCGCATCAGATCGGCCGGGCGCCACAGTCTTCCGAACCGGCTCGCGGACGGCCGACGATCCGACCGGATCGTCGGCCGTCCGCGCGACCGAGCACGGAGTGCGTCGACGACACGGCCGTGACATGCCGGAGAACCTGTGCGGCGACCGAGTTCGCTGTGGATACTTGATGGTTCAGCGAGCGGTGGGAGGGTCGGTGGCCACGAGTCGGCCTGGTCGATGGCCTTGGTGGCGACGCCGGACACCCGACACATCCGTGCGCGGCGAATCCGACCGTACGGCGGCTCGGACGCCGCAGGTCCGCGGCGATATCGGCATGCGCCGCTCGTCCGCGCTCGTCGACGAACCGGTCGGGACGACCGTCGAGTTCCACAGCACCTTCGAGGTGCGCTGCGAGCCCTTCGGCAAGGGTGTCTCGATTCCGGTGAGCGGTAGCCACGCCATCAGGGTGCTGCTGGAGACATTGAGCGAACAAGCCGTCGTACTGCGGCGCGGGCGCGCTGTCGTACTCACGCGCCGTGATGCGCGGCCACCATTGGCGACCGCCAGCATCCTGTCGATGTTGCCGATGCGCCCGTTCATCGTCGACCTGGATCCGGCAGTTCCCCGGATCACCGCGCGGGATATCGATTTCCCCCTCGAGATCCGGCCGGACGATCCGGAAATCCTCGTATTCGAGCCGCACGCCACCGAATACGAGACCGACTGGCGCCTCGAACTGGATTGGACCTGCACCGGCCGCCGCGGCACCATCCGCATCCCCCACCGCGGCGCCTTCTGCCTGTATCCCCGCCGCCTCGATCTGCTGCAGGCGAAATAGCCGCAACATGACCACTGAATGCCAGGAAATCCGGCCTGCCCCAGGTCGTCGGTAGTACTACCCATAACGGTGGCTGGGGTGCCAGCGGGCTGCTCATCGCAGGTCGTGTTCCATAACTTGGTGCCGTGAGGATGAAACTTGCGGTGGTAGGGGTCGCAGCTGTGGCGGCAACATCTTGCGGCGTGGCCGATTCGGCCGACGCGACGGAAGTGGGTCGAGGGCAGGTCGCGACCGCACTGAACGATGCTGTGCGGCTTGGTTTTCCGGGTGCGCAAGCGGTGATCGGCGACAAGGATCGCACCTGGACCGTCCACGCGGGCACCGGTGATCTGGCGACGCACAGGCCATTCGCCGACGATGCCAGAGTCCGGATCGGCAGCAATACCAAGACTTTCGTTGCGACAGTGCTGTTGCAGCTGGTGGCCGAGGGCAAGGTTGATCTGGATG
This region includes:
- a CDS encoding amino acid ABC transporter permease, coding for MFDLISRYHKQILDAFWVTIQLTVLSAVGALILGTIVAALRVSPVPVARWLGTAYVTIFRNTPLTLIIVFMSLGLYATMGWKLGGDSLATNNFRYAVVGFSIYTGAFVCESLRAGINTVPMGQSEAGRSLGLSFSQNLRLIVLPQAFRAVIAPLGSVLIALTKNTTIASAIGVAEAAFLMAKMNENEAALLAIGAIFALGFIILTLPTGILFGWLAKRFEVAR
- a CDS encoding alpha/beta fold hydrolase, translated to MKWDPMRGERLNNGLSVIAVGAGPPLVVLPGLGQGADLSVRVPRMAAWSNAALATGLGRTVHLIHRPTHPPAGMTIADLAGWHATALGDRFGQPVDIMAVSGGGATALQLALDHPRTVRRIALCVTASRIDERGLRELSRMLEPDRPGRSSAWIGSRLIAHGPLRLLLFAAFAMLPGRPRVPGEAALVAAVRSWDVTGRLGEITAPTLVAGGGRDRLIPPNLLRATASGIPGARLVLLPGRGHASALFDPRLKRAIASSLAEPAG
- a CDS encoding amino acid ABC transporter permease: MSGGASVLFDAPGPRARVRNQIYSVLVVVVLLGVGWVFYRGFAAKGQFDADKWKPFLEADIWTTYLLPGLKGTIVAALLAIVFALVLGMIFGVLRLSDHRAVRWIAGAIVEVARAIPVLILMIFLFASFSKNATFQPEDLALAAVVIALTIYNGSVMAEIVRAGIRSLPKGQTEAAVALGLRKGQLMRLILLPQAITSMLPALVSQMVVALKDSALGYQITYTEVVRSGQQLGAAQQNTIPSLIVIAIIMITLNSALTLVATKLEKWLRARRRTRGGTVIAADSVLTDAAPGVDLAGAKA